The Mytilus edulis chromosome 5, xbMytEdul2.2, whole genome shotgun sequence genomic interval TGTATTGGCTAAAatcaaatttaagatttaaataaaaCACTATAGGAATGTATATTACTTCAGTAAATCAAATATGTTCGACATCCGGATTTTGCAATtttgaaaaagaagaagaataatattCAGTGTGTCTTTCTGCCCTCTATGAGAATATCCTTTTCactataatttatttattctatTGAATGGGAATAAATTTCCTGAACGCCGTTACATTAATTCTGAATACTTCTTGGTTTTATTTTCAGTGAAATAGAAGCTAACATTATGTCTGGTGCACAAGTAGTTAATTGTAACGAGACTGAAATACCAttgaataaaaaagaagaagaaataacAGACGGTGACGAATGTGCTGCTTTTTACAAATCCGTCAGAGATGCTGAATACAATAAACTTGTTGACGCATATGCCAGAGAAAAGATCATCCAAGAAGAAAAGAAGAGAAATATGATAGtaagagaaaaagaaaagatcatttcaaccaaagaaataacAGACGGCGACGAATGTGCTTCTTTTTACAAATCCGTCAGAGATGCTGAATACGATAAACTCGTTGACGCATATGCCAGAGAAAAGATCATCCAAGAAGAAAAGAAGAGAAATAGGATAGTAATAGAAGAAGAACAGataatttcaaccaaagaaataacAGACGACGATGAATGTGCTTCTTTTTACAAATCCGTCAGAGATGCTGAATACGAAAAACTTGTTGACGCATATGTCAGAGAAAAGATAATCAAAGAAGAGGAGAGAAATAGGATAACAAGAGAACAAGAAAAGATAAAGACACAATTTGAAGAGTTCTGGAAACCAGCCACTGACCTTGACTCACTTCGGCGTTTTTCCCAGGAGGTATaaacattgttgtttttaatGTATGTTTCTTCCACTTTATTGTCGGAGTTTTTGGTGCTAAAAAAAAATCGCATTTTTACACTATAGATACAGTAGTGTTTCCCATAGAAGTAACCGTCCCATCAATCAGTAGCTAATAAcggtttatttatctttttactattttttttcaaaatgaccTGTTTCAATATTGTGCGTAGATGTCAAAACTGTAAACTTTTCGTAATTTTCATatcttcatatatttatttttgtgacaGCCAAAGAACAGTAGAGAAAAGGCTTGCACTTCGCCACAAGAACTGATTTTTAAAGAGGAACAAACAGAGAAAAGACAATCAGAACCATACCTTTCACCGACAAAAGAAGAAAGAATACACTCATTTTTGCGAGAACAGCATAACAATTATCAAAGCTTCCAAATGACAGACACGTGGAATGTAGCAATCGACAGTAAGCACATATAGAAATTAAATATGAGATTTTTGAAAAAGGCCGAGGAACACACAtggaaatataaacaaattacgTGAACAAAAGGAAATATTACTTACAAATCAAACATAATAATTGTTTTCGatgttatttaaacaaatatagttttttttttatgttaccctGTTATcgtatcaaaataaaaagatttgtaCCCTCTttcatattttgatgaaaaagttTGGAAACATGGCGAAAATCCTCAAACAATTCCATGACATTTGTGTTTCAGAGATTTGGGTTGAAAACCGTAGGAGaaattgataatataaaaaatgtactATCTTTCATAAATCTTGCTGAACATGTTGgaaaataaaaaagtcaaacaaaaatTAAGAGATGGTGAAAccaaaaaaaggacattaaaatataatttaaaaacgaAAAGCACTGAAATAATGAGTTTGCCATTAGAAGACCAATTAATTGTTTGTGTTTCATTATTACATTTTCATGTTTATAATTGAGAAAcattttgcttttcttttcaGAGGAACTGGACGGATCTGTTGTTCCAAAGAAAATGGGATATCTTCAACGAATAGCCAATAAAGTATTTAAGGTAAAGTATATTGgtgttgttataaaaaataatttcagtaaCAGAAGATAATACTTTTTACAGCATTGATTCACATTTACTGGTGAAACGCTGTCTATAAGCCTGATTCAAGCCTGATTCATActgaaacaaaatgtcaaaattacaaTTTAGATAAACGCATATTTTATTTCCGTAAATTCACTGGGTGGTCTTTTAAAACAGAAACTCCCATTTTTTATATCATGACTAGTATAAAAGGACCTAATAACAATTAATTTGACTCTTTTTTTTTAGAGAAGCAAGCCTTCAACAAAAGACATCATTGATAAACAGCTTGCTTTAAAGGAAGAACTAAAGTTAGATTTCTCGACATTAGATGACAACATAGAAGATCAAGGTACATTATATCAAACCAGGGTGGATTCAGGAATTTataagggaggggggggggggcgtagaGTAAATTATAGAAATTATCTCGCCGGCTGAAGCGAGGCGAtttttttttggacctttttttgGGTAAAATCAcgtaaaataataattaaaaaaaaagtgaaagtaaagggggcgtacgccctctacgcccccctgAACCCCCCACTGCAAATCACCCTTTTCTATCTACAGAAGTTACCATTTTATAACCTAGATGGCTTTTCGATTCATAATAAATACAGCCAAATGCTGGATATCACCACTAAtgtcattcattttttgtacgtaaaactttaaaaaaatcatcactgaaattttgaatacaaatttt includes:
- the LOC139523987 gene encoding DNA ligase 1-like, with amino-acid sequence MKMETDNNSLNWNIRSLMVSLFQVAFSEIEANIMSGAQVVNCNETEIPLNKKEEEITDGDECAAFYKSVRDAEYNKLVDAYAREKIIQEEKKRNMIVREKEKIISTKEITDGDECASFYKSVRDAEYDKLVDAYAREKIIQEEKKRNRIVIEEEQIISTKEITDDDECASFYKSVRDAEYEKLVDAYVREKIIKEEERNRITREQEKIKTQFEEFWKPATDLDSLRRFSQEPKNSREKACTSPQELIFKEEQTEKRQSEPYLSPTKEERIHSFLREQHNNYQSFQMTDTWNVAIDKELDGSVVPKKMGYLQRIANKVFKRSKPSTKDIIDKQLALKEELKLDFSTLDDNIEDQDIPDTSRTSDSEWFSISLSDTEETPRPHLKPFFSSVLEEIHVSTITSNTKESVIDIEVGFQSKPNSGFTSFRQWFCQLFCCHSKPDEDFDN